In a genomic window of Holophagaceae bacterium:
- a CDS encoding transposase — protein MPQNRRLHVLPPYSPELNPVEHLWDHLREKHFANKLFSSMKAVTDQLSSSLRKAEFDANMIQSLSGFGYDEFN, from the coding sequence GTGCCGCAGAACAGGCGGCTTCATGTCCTTCCGCCCTACAGCCCGGAATTGAACCCGGTCGAACATCTCTGGGACCACCTAAGGGAGAAGCACTTCGCCAACAAGCTGTTCTCATCCATGAAAGCCGTGACTGACCAGCTTTCCTCCTCCCTGAGAAAGGCCGAATTCGACGCGAACATGATCCAAAGCCTCTCCGGATTTGGATATGATGAATTTAACTAA
- a CDS encoding thymidine kinase — translation MYVHQRNGSIEIICGPMFSGKSEELIRRVKRAVIARQKVQVFKPAIDDRYDRAAVASHSQQKMDAIPIRHSREIRDLLDPLVEVVALDEAQFLDEGAVDLAEELADRGVRVIVAGLDQDFAAAPFGIMPVLLAKAEFVSKLQAICVVCGAVASRSQRTIRSGGQVLVGASEAYEARCRHCYEKPASTSKALIQDPAEASMPFPPKLAEG, via the coding sequence ATGTACGTCCATCAGCGCAACGGCTCCATCGAGATCATCTGCGGTCCCATGTTCAGCGGCAAGTCCGAGGAACTGATTCGCCGGGTGAAACGGGCGGTGATCGCCCGGCAGAAGGTGCAGGTCTTCAAGCCGGCCATCGATGACCGCTATGACAGGGCGGCGGTGGCCAGCCACAGCCAGCAGAAAATGGATGCCATACCCATCCGCCACTCCCGCGAGATCCGCGACCTGCTCGACCCCCTGGTCGAAGTGGTGGCCTTGGACGAGGCCCAGTTCCTGGATGAAGGCGCCGTGGACCTGGCGGAGGAACTCGCGGACCGCGGCGTGCGGGTCATCGTGGCGGGCCTCGACCAGGACTTCGCCGCGGCGCCTTTCGGAATCATGCCGGTCCTTCTCGCCAAGGCGGAGTTCGTCTCCAAGCTCCAGGCCATCTGCGTGGTCTGCGGGGCCGTGGCCAGCCGGAGCCAACGCACCATCCGCAGCGGAGGACAGGTCCTGGTGGGCGCCTCGGAGGCCTACGAGGCCCGCTGCCGCCACTGCTACGAAAAGCCCGCATCGACCTCCAAGGCCCTGATCCAGGATCCTGCAGAAGCCTCCATGCCATTCCCGCCCAAGCTGGCCGAGGGGTGA
- a CDS encoding DUF4388 domain-containing protein, with protein MALEGSLRDFDLFSLFNMIKIQGKSGTLVLSRGQEFVKVFFDLGEIVGCDSNQVRLEDRVGTMLVRLGRLSGEELMQIVQLQRQTLKLMGTLLLESGKVTAQDLQDALFNQAMAIIYRTFRWKEGDYRFDSMLPLDLDREHFPPIPVDTVLMEAARIQDEWPEVQKRLPDLSTPLAKTAKGNALKLDIDRELSTILDGQSGTSTQGSSGLSHELETVLTYFEQSQSVQDVLLVSRYEELDTCKTIADLLEQGLIEPIRADVNRPSRPWTADDPDLGKSDEPEGPSKVFWPWVAALVLFPLLTYVPKGRTSLNQGLASLQPADLRDTPDVVTRIRQAWALRMASPADGGIPLAKSLGRPLQDASNPVADLTKYPDPLFAPYPKAQAPAAETTGSEPAKPAATPQAKGK; from the coding sequence ATGGCACTCGAAGGCTCGCTGCGGGATTTCGATCTTTTCTCCCTGTTCAACATGATCAAGATCCAGGGCAAGAGCGGCACCCTGGTGCTGTCCCGGGGCCAGGAATTCGTCAAAGTGTTTTTCGACCTGGGCGAAATCGTTGGCTGCGACTCGAACCAGGTGCGCCTGGAGGACCGGGTCGGCACCATGCTGGTCCGGCTGGGAAGGCTCAGCGGCGAGGAGTTGATGCAGATCGTGCAGCTCCAGCGCCAGACCCTGAAACTCATGGGCACGCTGCTCTTGGAGAGCGGCAAGGTCACCGCCCAGGATCTGCAGGACGCGCTGTTCAACCAGGCCATGGCCATCATCTACCGCACCTTCCGTTGGAAGGAGGGGGACTACCGCTTCGATTCCATGCTGCCCCTGGATCTGGACCGGGAGCATTTCCCGCCGATCCCCGTGGATACGGTGCTCATGGAAGCCGCCCGCATCCAGGACGAGTGGCCCGAGGTCCAAAAACGCCTTCCGGACCTTTCCACGCCCCTGGCCAAGACCGCCAAAGGAAACGCGCTCAAGCTGGACATCGACCGCGAGCTGTCCACGATCCTGGACGGCCAGAGCGGAACCAGCACCCAGGGCAGTTCGGGATTGAGCCACGAGCTGGAAACCGTGCTCACCTACTTCGAGCAGTCCCAGAGTGTGCAGGATGTCCTGTTGGTGAGCCGCTACGAGGAGCTGGACACCTGCAAGACCATCGCCGACCTGCTTGAGCAGGGCCTCATCGAGCCGATCCGCGCCGATGTGAACCGGCCTTCGAGGCCGTGGACCGCCGATGATCCCGACCTGGGCAAGTCCGATGAGCCCGAAGGCCCCTCGAAGGTCTTCTGGCCCTGGGTCGCGGCGCTCGTGCTCTTCCCGCTGCTCACCTACGTCCCCAAGGGGCGGACCTCCTTGAACCAAGGGCTCGCCAGCCTCCAACCGGCGGATCTGCGGGATACGCCGGACGTGGTCACGCGCATACGCCAGGCCTGGGCCTTGCGCATGGCTTCCCCCGCCGACGGCGGCATCCCCCTGGCCAAATCATTGGGCCGCCCGCTGCAGGACGCCTCCAATCCCGTCGCGGACCTTACCAAATATCCGGATCCGCTTTTCGCGCCCTATCCCAAAGCTCAAGCCCCCGCGGCGGAAACAACGGGCTCCGAGCCCGCCAAACCGGCGGCTACCCCTCAAGCCAAGGGCAAGTAG
- a CDS encoding DUF1844 domain-containing protein, with translation MKASVPEPSFSRLVHLLAEQALMAMGVPHPEMRDQPPANPGVARFYVDLIDILQSKVQGNLTEAESSELREVLYQLRLRILDLQPAAAIDNPSEPRS, from the coding sequence ATGAAGGCATCGGTTCCTGAACCGTCCTTTTCCAGATTGGTTCATTTGCTGGCCGAACAGGCTCTCATGGCGATGGGCGTGCCCCATCCCGAGATGCGGGATCAGCCGCCGGCGAACCCGGGCGTGGCCAGGTTTTATGTGGACCTGATCGACATTCTCCAATCGAAAGTCCAAGGTAATCTGACGGAAGCCGAATCCAGCGAGCTGAGAGAAGTGCTGTACCAGCTTCGACTCCGGATCCTTGATCTACAACCCGCAGCCGCCATCGACAACCCCAGTGAACCACGCTCTTAG
- a CDS encoding carboxypeptidase regulatory-like domain-containing protein, whose product MRSFFPLILTSAICVTLAADTTGGISGKITTKGGQPIPSAVVTLKRLDITYVKELKADAKGKYIQVGLNPVEYDVLVHADGFVDTRDHFKIPLGELMKKDFTLLTPEEARAAGPGTTTTAVPLDPAAKLEDAGYAAFNEATSHYNAREWKQAEPLFEKAFSSLTESLEQTKDEAAKTAMQEKFKTVSRVYGLVLYEVGKEDKSVAKFDKAKPLLEQAYELNNKDLRLVEALLTIAKEKGDKEAMAKYQDATDLIVGPRPENAYNDGVVAYNANRFKVAKEFILKAIQIDPKFADSYYMLGLIETNNNSLRAAKEAFKKCLELAPTGKHAGECKEFIKAL is encoded by the coding sequence ATGCGCAGCTTTTTTCCTTTGATCCTGACCTCGGCCATTTGCGTGACCCTGGCCGCCGATACGACCGGCGGCATCTCAGGCAAAATCACGACCAAAGGCGGTCAGCCCATTCCCAGCGCAGTCGTGACCCTGAAGCGGCTGGACATCACCTATGTCAAAGAGCTCAAGGCCGATGCCAAGGGCAAATACATCCAGGTGGGCCTGAATCCCGTGGAGTATGACGTCCTGGTCCATGCGGATGGATTCGTGGACACCAGGGACCACTTCAAGATCCCCTTGGGCGAATTGATGAAGAAGGACTTCACCCTTCTCACCCCCGAGGAGGCCAGGGCCGCCGGCCCGGGAACCACAACGACCGCGGTCCCGTTGGACCCTGCCGCCAAGTTGGAGGACGCCGGCTACGCAGCGTTCAATGAAGCCACAAGCCACTACAACGCCAGAGAGTGGAAGCAGGCCGAGCCGTTGTTCGAGAAGGCCTTCAGTTCCTTGACGGAGTCCCTTGAACAGACCAAGGACGAAGCCGCCAAAACGGCCATGCAGGAAAAATTCAAGACCGTCTCCCGGGTCTACGGCCTGGTGCTCTACGAAGTGGGCAAGGAGGATAAATCCGTCGCCAAATTCGATAAGGCGAAGCCGTTGCTCGAACAGGCCTATGAACTGAACAACAAGGATTTGCGCCTCGTCGAAGCGCTGCTGACCATCGCCAAGGAGAAGGGCGATAAGGAGGCCATGGCCAAGTACCAGGATGCCACTGATTTAATCGTTGGCCCCCGTCCGGAGAATGCCTACAACGATGGCGTCGTGGCTTACAACGCCAATCGGTTCAAGGTGGCCAAGGAGTTCATCCTCAAAGCCATCCAGATCGATCCGAAGTTCGCGGACTCCTACTACATGCTGGGCCTCATCGAGACCAACAACAACAGCCTGAGGGCCGCGAAGGAGGCTTTCAAGAAGTGCCTCGAGCTGGCCCCCACCGGCAAACATGCGGGCGAGTGCAAGGAGTTCATCAAGGCGCTTTAG
- the xth gene encoding exodeoxyribonuclease III yields MKFMSWNVNGFRSALKKGFMEWLEAADPDVLSLQEIRCEWEEIDLDVRRQLEAGFDVCWFPSQAKKGYAGSATLTRKGSGWKHTKGLGLAEVDAEGRIIVSTLGELTFIAGYFPNASAGLVRLPFKQKFAADLAGILKSRHKKGEKIILTGDMNVAPEEIDLARPKDNVKNPGFTPEEREGFKGYLKAGMVDVLRERNPGVPGLYTWWTARGGARAKNVGWRIDLFLVSDSLMPRVNGASIHADAMGSDHCPISLELKD; encoded by the coding sequence ATGAAATTCATGAGCTGGAATGTCAACGGCTTCCGCAGCGCGCTTAAGAAAGGCTTCATGGAGTGGCTGGAGGCAGCCGATCCGGACGTGCTGAGCCTCCAGGAAATCCGTTGCGAATGGGAAGAGATCGACCTGGATGTCCGTCGGCAGCTGGAGGCCGGTTTCGATGTCTGCTGGTTCCCCTCCCAGGCCAAGAAGGGCTACGCGGGCTCGGCCACGCTCACACGGAAGGGCTCGGGGTGGAAGCACACGAAGGGGCTGGGCCTGGCGGAAGTGGACGCCGAAGGGCGCATCATCGTCAGCACGCTGGGGGAACTGACCTTCATCGCCGGCTACTTTCCCAACGCTTCCGCCGGCTTGGTGCGGCTGCCTTTCAAACAGAAATTCGCGGCCGATCTAGCGGGCATCCTGAAATCCCGGCACAAGAAGGGTGAAAAAATCATCCTTACCGGCGACATGAACGTCGCGCCCGAAGAAATCGATCTGGCACGTCCCAAGGACAACGTGAAGAACCCGGGCTTCACGCCCGAAGAGCGGGAGGGATTCAAGGGCTACCTCAAGGCGGGCATGGTGGACGTGCTCCGAGAGCGGAACCCGGGCGTGCCGGGCCTCTACACCTGGTGGACCGCCCGGGGCGGCGCGCGGGCCAAGAATGTCGGGTGGCGGATCGATCTATTCCTGGTGAGCGATTCGCTCATGCCGCGGGTGAACGGCGCCTCCATCCACGCGGATGCGATGGGCAGTGACCATTGCCCCATCAGCCTGGAATTGAAGGACTGA
- a CDS encoding arsenate reductase encodes MKAVLWMKSSCTTCRNAKAKLAELGIEAMVRDYFKTPLNAAELEALLPEDPAPMLGTRSPKYKELGLKDRRISKAEAIALMVQDNNLLKRPILVHPRGAIIGFDPAAYEDIAN; translated from the coding sequence ATGAAAGCCGTGCTCTGGATGAAATCCTCCTGCACCACCTGCCGCAACGCCAAGGCGAAGCTCGCTGAGCTGGGCATCGAGGCCATGGTGCGGGACTACTTCAAGACACCTCTGAATGCCGCTGAACTGGAGGCGCTGCTACCGGAGGATCCCGCGCCCATGCTGGGCACCAGAAGTCCGAAGTACAAGGAGCTGGGACTCAAGGACCGGCGGATCTCGAAAGCGGAGGCCATCGCACTGATGGTCCAGGACAACAATCTCCTGAAAAGGCCTATCCTGGTGCATCCGCGGGGCGCCATCATCGGCTTCGATCCCGCAGCCTATGAAGACATCGCGAACTGA